CCGTCGATCAACAGGACGAAACCCTGCAGGTTGCCAATCGTCAGTTGTGTATGATCGAACAATATCTGCAGAGCTTTCTGGAGAATAAGGGGGGGCATTTTTCCAGTTTTCAACAAGTCGATTTGAGTGAAATCGTCTCCAAAGTCATCAGCCTGGTCACACCAACGGCCAGACACTTCGGGATCGAAATCAAAGATACATCGGTTGCGGAAGAAATTATGATTCAGGGAGACGCGGAATCGCTCGAACAATTGATCTCCAACCTCTTACTCAATGCCATTGAGGCAGCGGTTCCTGTAGAGTCAGAAGAGGGAACAGAATCAACTGATCGCGGGCAGATCAGTATCCGGCTGTTTCAAAGCAGCCCGGAGTCTGTTACTTTGGAAATACAGGATACAGGACCAGGTCCGGAGCCTTCGATTGTGAATAAAATGTTTGAACCACTGGTAACCGCCAAAAAAGATGGAACCGGTCTGGGTTTGTTTGTCGCCAGAGAAATCGTACAGAATCATGTCGGTGAGATCCGCTGGGAACGCCGGAATCAGAAAACATGCTTCATTGTTGAGTTGCCTCTGGTAAATGTGGAGAAAGAGTGTGTCGAAACTACTAATTGTTGATGATGAAGAATCGATCTGCTGGGGGCTCAGCCAGCTAGGTGAGAGCCACGGCCATCAGGTGATGATGGCTTCGACCGCAGAACAGGCATTGAGCCTGGCCGAAGAGAATCGCCCTGATGTGGTGGTGATGGATGTTCGTCTGCCTGGTATGGATGGTTTAACCGCCATGCAGGGGCTCTATGATCGGATTGGCCCGGTGCCTGTGATCGTGATTACTGCTTATGGAGATTTGCAGACGGCAGTCGAAGCTGTGCGTAAAGGAGCCTTCGATTATATTGTCAAGCCGTTCGATTTGAACCAGATGGAGCAGGTACTGGATAAAGCCATCAATGAGTCGCAGCGCGAAGAACACATGCCCGGCGAAACCCGCCAGGTAGAAGGTCTTGTCGGCTCAACACCGGAGATGCAAGACGTGTTCAAGTCGATAGCGCTGGTTGCCGGCTCGGAAGCGAGTGTGCTGCTGTCCGGAGAAAGCGGAACGGGCAAAGAGTTGGCGGCGCAGGCCATTCATCGATTCAGTGAACGTGCTTCCGGTCCTTTTGTAGCTGTGAATATTGCCTCGCTCAGTGAAAATCTGGCAGAAAGTGAACTGTTCGGCCACGCGCAAGGAGCTTTCACCGGCGCCGAATCGGCGCGGGTCGGGTTCCTTGAGCAGGCCGATCAGGGAACATTATTTCTGGATGAAGTCGCCGATATTCCCATTTCGATTCAGATCAAACTCTTAAGGGCCCTTGAAGAGGGCGAAGTCCTGCCGGTCGGATCAAATCAGCGCGTTAAAACCAGTTTTCGAGTGATTGCCGCTACGCACCGCAATCTGGAATCATTGATCAAACAAGGGAAATTTCGCCACGATCTCTATTTTCGCTTGTGCACATTTCAGATCGAGATCCCTCCTTTGAGAAAACGTGTCGGCGATATTCGCGTGCTCGCCGAATTTTTTCTGGAACGGTTTGTCGACCTCCAGACTGGCATGCAACACCGTTTAAGTTCCGAAGCGATTGCCGAACTCGAACGGCGCCCCTGGTATGGCAATGTACGTGAATTGCGAAATGCGATTGAGCATGCAGCGCTCCGCGCACGGGGCGGAACGATTCTTCCTGAGGATTTACCGTCCCCCGTTTCCAAATCATTCCTGGGAATGGATGAATCCGAGGCAGGCTCCGATGCGCAAGTTGCGACATTGCTGAAGCAGTGGGCTGAACTACAACTGACTGATCCGGAACAGGCATCGGATATTTATGAGAAACTGCTGGCTTTGGTCGAGCCTCCCGTAATGGAAATTGCTTTAGAAAAATTCCATGGACAATGTGCGCCGGCTGCTCGTTGTCTGGGCTTGCATCGGACCACACTAAGTAAGAAACTGAAACAGTACGGAATTGAAAATAGTTGATCTAATCTACTGAGGTAATTCAACATGAAGCTGATGTCGCGCTCCATTATTCTGTTGACGATTACGTTGCTGGCTCTTGAGGGCTCGTTGGCGTTTGCTGCTGAAAAAAAGTCAAGGCCGTTGAACTTTGTGTTCATTCTGGTAGATGATCTCGGCTACATGGATGTCGGTTGTAATAATCCGGACACATTTTATGAAACGCCACATATCAACCAGTTGGCGAAAACCGGTATGCGTTTTACGAATGGCTATGCCGCCAATCCGGTTTGCAGTCCCACACGTTACAGCATCATGACCGGAAAATATCCGACGCGCGTTGATGCCACCAACTTCTTTTCCGGGAAGCGAGCCGGCAAATTTCTGCCCGCACCGCTGAACGACAAGATGCCCTTAGATGAAATCACCATCGCGGAAGCCCTCAAAGAACACGGCTACTCTACGTTTTTCGCCGGGAAGTGGCATCTGGGACCAACCGAAGAGTTCTGGCCTGAAAACCAGGGCTTTGATATCAACCGGGCAGGTTGGACTCGGGGCGGCCCCTATGGTGGGAAAAAATATTTCTCCCCGTATGGAAATCCCCGTTTGACTGACGGACCTGATGGAGAGCATCTGCCCGATCGTCTGGCCACAGAAACGGCAAAATTCATCGACGCACATCGCGAGCAACCCTTCTTCGCATATCTTGCCTTTTATTCGGTGCACACTCCGTTGATGGGGCCCAAGCCTCTGGTTGCCAAATATCAGGCGAAAGCAAAGCGACTGGGTTTAACCGGGCAGGAAGAATTTGCCGATGAAGAGCAGGTCTTTCCCGTCAAAGAAAAGCGGCGCGTTAGAATCCTGCAAAACCATGCCGTCTATGCGGCGATGGTGGAATCCATGGATCGGGCTGTGGGCAAAGTGTTGAAACAGCTGGACGCTTCAGGCGTAGCGGACAATACCGTAGTCATGTTGACCGCAGATAACGGCGGCTTGAGTACTTCGGAAGGTTCGCCGACCTCGAACCTGCCTTTGAGAGGGGGCAAGGGTTGGTTGTATGAAGGAGGCATTCGCGAAGTCTTTCTGGTTCGTTGGCCCGGTGGAACAAAACCTGGGAGCACGTGTGATGAACCAGTTATCACGACCGATTTTTATCCCACGATTCTGGATCTGGCGGGACTGCCTGCAAAGCCGGAGCAACATCGGGACGGCGTCAGTCTCAAGCCTTTATTGACAGGGCAGTCTCAGTTGAAGCGAGATGCGTTGTACTGGCATTATCCACATTACTCCAATCAGGGGGGCATCCCAGGGGGTGCAATCCGCAAGGGAGACTGGAAACTGATTGAGCGCTTCGAAGATGGTCGCGCGCAGCTCTATAACCTGAAGCAGGATCTCGGAGAACGGACCGATCTGGCATCCAAAGAGACGCAGCGCGTCTCTGATATGCGTCAACAACTGCATCGTTGGTATCAGGAAACGGATGCCAAGTTTTTACGTGCGAAGCCGAACGGACCAGAGCCCTGGCAACCTGAGAACTGATAGGGGGAATTGAACAAATCTAAAGGCAACGATTGTCTTAACAGATGGAGAATAACTTCATAAAGAATTCAAAATTGATTATGCATGCGGGAAAATAATTGCCGTCAGTCCTTTCATTTTCTGGTGATCTGTTATAATTCAATGTATCACCGTAATTTGTGGTCGAAAATCATTATTGATCATTCACTTTGAAACGGCATTTCTCCAATCAAACCCTATCCATGATTGAGACGTTTTATGGCACAGTCAACCTTGCCGGAACAGAGCGAAAAATACGCTCAAAAACTGAGCCTGTTAAGAAATAATCTCAGTAGCGTGATTCGGGGGAAGTCGGAGAGCATCGATATGATGATCGTCGCGTTGCTCTCTAGTGGGTCTGTGTTGATGGAAGATGTTCCCGGAACGGGGAAAACGACTCTGGCCAAAGCACTCGCACGCTCGCTTGATGTTCCTTTCAATCGTGTGCAGTTTACGCCCGATCTGCTGCCGACGGATATTCTCGGTTCTTCGATTTATAATCCTGTGGATGGCACCTTTCATTTTAGGGAAGGGCCCATTTTTTGTAATATCCTGCTGGCGGATGAAATTAACCGTGCGTCGCCTCGAACGCAATCGGCTCTCTTGGAAGCGATGAGTGAATCGCAGGCCACCATTGAAGGAGTTCGTTACTTACTTCCTTCCCCGTTCTTTGTTCTGGCGACTCAGAATCCGGTTGACTTTCATGGCACCTATCCTTTGCCGGAAGCGCAACTGGACCGTTTTCTGATTCATCTGCAACTGGGTTACCCGGATACAGATCATGAAATCGAAATCCTGTTTGCGCAATCAACCGAGCACCCCGTGGATCATTTGGAACGGGTGCTGAACCATGAAGAGGTTGTGCAAATGCAGGATCAGGTAAAAACCGTGCATGTCGAACAGAGCGTGGCCCGCTATATGATCGATCTGGTGAATGCGACGCGGAACGATGCTCGTCTGAAACTGGGTGTCAGCCCCCGTGGTTCGCTAATGCTGTTCCGTGCGGCGCAGGCGATTGCATTTTTAAAAGGCAGGAATTATGTGCTGCCAGATGATGTGCAGCACATGGCTGACTATGTCTTAGCGCACCGTTTAATTTTAACATCGAAAGCAAAATACAGCAGTATTACCAAAATGGATGTGGTCTCCGATATTGTCCAAAAAGTGAAAGTACCCAATTAGCCGCACATGCGGGCTTATGGTTTTAGGAGCTGTGCTCGACAAGGCCACATCCTCAAAATGAATCTCTCGTTTCAACTCAGAAACCAAGAAGTGTTGAATCAGTAATGCATGTCTCGGAATACGATCCTTATTCACCCACGATCCGAAAAAAAGATTCGTTTACGAATCGCCTGCTGCTAGTGCGCATGCATAAGCATTACTGGTACTACCGGGTGACGTATCCGGGAAAAATTCTGTTGTTCGCGTTTTTTCTGTCTGGTGTCGGTACGATTTCTGTATCGGTTCCCATCTATAATCTGTTCAGCGTGCTGATGGCACTGATATTGATCGACGGAATCGTGTCCTGGATTTTTCGTCCCCACTGTGATCTTCGAGGAGATTTTCCCGCACAGACAACAGCCGGGCAACCGGCGGTTGGGCATTTTACCGTGACAAACAAGGGCTGGTTGCCGATTTACGATCTGGCGGTTTCCTTTCGCTGGCTGGAAAAACCGCTCTCGCAAACTGACCGGGATGATACGCTGGATTATCTGCCGCGCGGAGAATCCGTCGATATGACTGTGACCATTGATGCACCCCAAAGAGGGTTTTACGCGCTACCCAAATTAGGTGTGCATACCCTGTTTCCCTTTCATCTCAACCGTTCAGGCAGCGCCGCACTTCCGGGGAAGTCGCTGCTGGTATTGCCCGCCTTTCATCAACTGACGAGCGTCGATTTACCGGTTGGCAGTAAATTTCAGCCTGGTGGAATCGCATTGACTTCCAATGTAGGAGAGTCTCCTGAATATGTTGGGAATCGCGAATATGTTCCCGGTGAACCGGCACGCCGACTCGATTTTCGTTCGTGGGCTCGATTGGGAAAGCCGGTCGTACGCGAATATCAGGAAGAGTACTATTGCCGGATTGCCTTGATTCTTGATACGTATATGCCTAACGATTCGTGGCTGGTCCGCAAGTTAAAGAGCCTTCGTCAGCGTTATCAGCCCAAAACTGATTATGGGCAATCTATGAATGTGCTGGAAGCGGGGATCAGCCTGACTGCTTCTATCGCGGATGCTTTATCCCGCGGGGAGTATCTGATTGACCTGTTCGCTGCCGGCCCGGAATTATATGTATTTCGGGCAGGGCGACACACGGCGCACTTTGATAATGTGCTGGAAATTCTTTCCTGTGTTGATCGTTGTCCCGATGACCCCTTCGAGACCATCGGTCCGGCGGTTTTTGAAGAATTATCCAATGTCTCGACGGCAGTCTGCATTTTCCTGGATTGGGACGAACAACGCGAAAAAATGGCACGGGCTGTTTTGGATTCCGGATCTAGCCTGAAAACAATTATCATTCATGAGGGAGAAACAACAAAACCTTACAATTCCGATGAGTTCGGTCAGGCTTGGCACTTCACACCGGATAAAATCGCCAAGGGGAAGGTGGAATCATTATGAATGCGCAACGTACCATCGCATTCACGATGCTCAGCCTGGAAGCGGCCATCTTTGGGATCCTCTCGGAAACGCTGTTTTTCTCTGCCAGTATCGTGATACTGGCTGCCTTGTCGTATTTCCCGATTTTGCATTTTCCATTTTCACGTCGTCAGGTCTTTTGGACGACCAGTATGTTGGCCGTGCTGTTTATGGTGAAATACATGCTCTCGCAGCATGAGTTCACACTGGATCAAATGGCAATTCGAACGCCTTTAGCGTATGCGGCTGCACAATTTGTAATGACCGTCCAACTCCGCCAGCTGTTTGATCGTCACTTTGTTCCTTTTCTGCCGATTTCATTTCCTTTATTCGGCGTTGTTGTGTTCATTCTGACCGGAGATATCCTGATTCACAGTTCACGAGGCCTGTATTATCAGATTCTTGTTTTTATTTATGTGATGCTGACAGGGGTCTTTTGCCAATTAGGGCATGCTGTTCGGGAAGAAAGCAAAAAGCAGAAAAAAAAGTGGTCTGTTTATGTCATCCGTGCAAACGTCTTTGTAGTGGTCTGGTTGTTAGCCTGGCTGACGGCGACTGGCTTGGATCGTTATGAGCGTGAGTTGGATCAACTGTACTATCGTCTGATTGAACCGCGCACTTCCGGGATCGCGTCTCGTGCCGGATTTTCATCCATTTCAAAACTGGGCAGTCTGACGAAACAGTTTGATTCGGGTTCCGAGCAGGTTCGCTTACGTGTTAAATCGACTGATGAACCAGGCTACTTGCGGGGTCGCGCTTTTGTGCAGTTTTTTAACTCGGAATGGCATTCGGAAGTCGGGAGTCACAACGCGCCAATCATCGCCGTCCCGCCCGCGGGCGTCAAAACTGATATCCTGCAAGAGGGAACCTGGTTCCAGATCGGGCAGGCGAATTCTTCCAACTGGATTGAATTTCAAATTTGGACTGATGTGCCCGGTCATATTTTTGCCCCATTGAATACACCTTTGGTCCATGCTGTTGCCGATAGCCTGCAGTTCGATAGCCAGGATGTGTTAACATCGCGATCATTGGAACGCGGTTATCCGTATCTGCTGTTTTTTCCGCGTAACCAACTGCCCCATCGGCCGGAATCAGAGCAGTCTCTAAAACGACTGTTACAACTTCCGTATGACATTTCTCCCGAAATCAAACAATTGGCAGACAAGATTTTTGCCGGCTGCAAAACGTCTGCTCAGAAAATCGAACGCATTCAAACCTATTTTCCAAACAACTATCAATATGAATTAGGCATCTCGGTTCCCCCCGGCAAAGACCCGTTGACCTACTTTTTGCTCGAGAAACCAAACGCACATTGTGAATATTTTGCATCAGGCACAGCCCTGTTGCTAAGGCTGGCTGGAGTTCCCTGTCGTTATGTCACGGGTTATGTTGTCCGCGAACGAAATCACTATGATCAATTCTGGATTGCCCGTAACAGGCATGCGCATGCCTGGGTCGAGGCCTGGGATGATCAACGGGGCTGGGTTACAGTTGAGTCCACACCCTCCGCCGGACAACCCGAATATTACGCTCCCAGTTCAGCCAAACAGTATTGGGAGTCGTTTATCGGACAATTTTCCCGCTTGAAAACCGCCCTGCAGCAAGGGCAGTGGATCCTGGCACTCTCAGAGGCACAACTCCCTTTGGTATTATTGGTTTGTGGTGTGGCTCTCTGGTTTGGTTTTCGTTGGCTTATTCGCCTCTGTCGCAGACGATTGCAGGAACGAGCTGCATTTCGGGAGGAACCGCTGTATATTCAGGAACTGCACCTATTGTTGGCACAGATGGATCGTCTGATGGGGAAACATCAGCTTGTAAGAATGCCCGGCGAGACATTGATGCAGTTTTCCCGGCGGATTGAAAGCCAAGGTGCTTCCGAATGGTATCAGGCTTATGCCAGTAGTCGCTTCATGCCGGAAAGTGTAGCCACTAAAGAGTTAATCGTTCAGTTGAAGCGGCAGTTGCAGGAAATTCGTAACCAAAAATCACTCGCCTGAAGCTTTGAGCGGCAGATTTTGCAGGTCAAAATGGTCTTGGCAGCCAACCCCGGTCTGGCTAGAATCCGACCCTCATCTCTCACTTCTCAGTTGAAACTTCCAACTATTGTACTTTACGACTTTAAAAGACGAGCAGCGTGTTCGCCTTATTTGTGTGCGCGCCTGCTGACAAAACTTTAGAAAAAGAAACGGGATTCTCTCAATGAAAGTTCTCTCAAAAGTACTCATCATAGCGATCATTCCCAGTATGTCTTTTTTGGCTTCCGGATGTGAAATGCTTCCGCATGCGTTACAGCCCAGCCAATGGCATAAGCTGAATCGCGGACCGGCTCCACGGCAGGATACCTATTTTTCCGTACCTGACAATATTCCGGAACTGGAACCGGAAATATCGCTAGTGAGTGAGAAATAAAACTGTCCGGGTCTATTCTTCCTGACCACTTCGAGGTAGAGCGTGGAGTGTACGTCTATGGTTTCGAAGACTCCCGTGCCGAACTGGGAAATGTCTGGCGGTCCAAAACTTCATTCTTCAAGCTCTTTAACTCAGCGGTCATCATTCCTGAGCTTCGATTACAGGTCAGCAATAGATAGCCGTCCTTTCCTGCCAGAAACCGCGAGTGCGGGTCCGCGTACTGTGTGCCCGTTCCACTGAGGGATGTATTGTAGTAAGTCAGTCCCTCCCATTCAGCGCGCTCGGCATAGTAACCAAAGCCGGTCACACAGATGGTCCCTCTCTGAAACAGCTGGTGCCAGCCTCCCCCAAGCTGATTGCGAATATTCGCATTCCGCTCGTTGTAAAGCGTGACAACCTTTCCCGGCGCTTTGGCTGTGAGTGACTCATACCAGCGGTATTGATCGGAATTCCGGTCGAACGCATGACAGGTTTGCCACGTTGTGCCGAAGTCCGAAATATGGTTGAAGTCGAGGCCTATGAAGCGGAGATCAAACTCCGGGAGATCGAAGTGCCATTTCCATTCCTCATTGGGCAGTTCAAAGAACCGTCGAAATGCGGTCGCTTCCACATCATAGACTGCGTGTGCGGGCCGTGTTTTACCACGCGGATGAACCTCGCGGTCATGATTTCCGAGAATCGGCATGAAGGGCGTCGATTGAAATAACTCCGGGTACGTATCGATCAGTTCAATGTATGGTTTGATACACGCGCGCTCTCCAGCTCCGCAAGTCTGCCAGAGATTGCGGATGTTATCACCGGCGGTCAACAACAGGTGGACATCTTCTTTAATCAGACTGGATAAATCGGGTTTTGACTGCCAGTCAGCAACAATCGCAGCCCGCAGTGTGTCAGTCGGGTAGGCTTTAAATGTATTCACATCAGAACGCTGGTGTCTTGTTTTTACCGAGTAGTGATATGTTGCATTCTGATGCGTGAGAGGTATTTCGACGTGATGCAGTGTCGTCGTTTCTTCCAGCCGCCTGGTTTCCATGGTCTCAGGTGTCAGGCCATAACTCACAACAGAATCACCGGGCTGATCGGTCAGCCAGTTAACAACGATTTTATCTGGCTGATTCGATTTATGAGTTAACCAGATCCGTTGAATCTCAGCAGAAGAAACGATGTGCGGTACAAAAAAGACACTGAGTAAAAGCAGCAGAGTTCGCATGTAAAGTCGCTCGTTCGTTCATGAATGAATGGCAGGAAGGATTGAGTCGCAAGTGTGCATTATACCAGATTCGTAATCGGTGTACCTGTGTGAGAAGATCCCTTAATGTTATTTAAAAACAACCGTCTCAGGGTGCCTGTTTTGACCAACGCCATTCCAATCGAATTCGTAGTAATGATTAATCCTGAATCTTCCCTGAGAAATCAGTAATTTTGTAGTTGATTTCTTCTTTTGGACAGGAAAAGTACGGGGCAGACTCCTAGAATTACATTCCGCAGCAACTATCAAAATAGATTAAGATCGTCTGTTTATTCCTTATTTCGTATTTCTGGTGTTCGATTGACAACTAACGCGAGCGACCTGGCAAATCAGAAAGTCACTCCCGGTGCGCGAAAAAAGTGGATCGTTGCGCTCATCATTTTTCTGGTCGTGTTATTGAGTTCTCCGATCTGGGGGAAAGGCCTCTGGGTCGATTTTTTCCAGTATCGTGCCACAAAAAATCTGCAGGCACGAAATCCGGAGAGCGCCCTGCAATGGCTGGCGTATGCGCAGTCGCTGGATGATGCCAATCCCAGGACCAGGATTTTACGCGCGCGGTCGTTCAGAAAGTCACACGATGTTAAACAAGCCTATGAAGAGTTAAAAGCATATTATCAACTCGCTGGTGCGACAGACGAATATCAGCAGGAGCAATGGTTGTTCAATGCGCAGATTGGTGAGAATGCTGATTTACAACGGCATTTGAGTGAGTTGCTGATCAACCCCCAAGGCGATATTCAGGATATCTGTGAGACGTATGTCAACAGTTGCGTGTTGAACTATCAATTCAATGCTGCACTTCAAATTCTGGATCTCTGGGAAGCAGATTTTCCAGAGGATCCACTTCCTAATTTTATGCGCGGAAAAATTTACGAACACAGTCGAGCGTTGAAGGAAGCCACCGACGAGTATCAAAAAACGCTCAAGAAAGATCCACAATATGCCCCTGCGGCTTATAGTCTGGCGCGGGTGCAATTGACGCTCAAAAAAACAGAACCTGCCATGCAGTATTATGAAACGGCAATTGCGAATACAGAATATCCGGCACCCGCTCAAGTGGGGCTGGCACGTTGCTTAAGGTTATTGAATCGCAATGAAGAAGCGAAAAAAGTATTGGCAGAAGTCCTGAAAAAAGAGAGCACACAATTGCAAAAAGAATACCAGGCGATGGGCGATCATAAATCAGCAGCGAATTCTTCCGCCCAACTGGAAATGGGAAACCTGGAGCTGGCCGAAAAAAATTATGCAGCAGCCCTTAAATGGCTGGAACCTGCTGCCCAGGCCAATCCAATCGATCTGGCGATTAAAAATTCACTGGCGCTTGTTTATAGCCGCCTGGGGAGAAAGCAGGAAGCGAAGACACTCAGCCTGAAAATTAAAGAAACAAATGAAGCACTGGAAGAAATTCAACGTCTGTTAGATCAAATCCGAGAGAAGCCCGATGATGCAGAACTGCGATACCAGATTGGCAAACGGTACTTGAACTATGTCTCGGAAGAACAGGGAATTGTCTGGCTCAACAGTGTGTTTCGCTCTAACCCCAACCATGGGGGGGCGCACGACGAGCTGGCCAGATATTATGAACAGAATCTTTCACGTGGAGACAGCTTTCAACGGCTGGCGAAAACTCATCGTGAGCAGGCAGATGTACAAGTGGCAAAACAACAACCGATCTCTGGAAGTAAGCCTGAGGGGGCGAAGACGACTGAAACACAACAAACCCCTGTCAGTCCCTCCTTGTCATCTGAGCAAAAATAGAAAACCACGTGAGAATCAAGATGATCCATTCGAACAAAAAATTGAGAGAGCTCAGCCCTCGACGGTCGTACGGGAACCTGAGCCTCGCACGGGTTCTTGTGGCTGGTTTCTGTTTTTTTATCACAGGCTGTCAGGGTGATCCTGTTGTGACTGAGCAACCTCAGTCTTCTGAGCACAACGATTTGAAGAAACCCGAGCAGACTGAAGTCAGTATCCGTCCCGAATTTGTGAATGTCTGGCCTGAGCAAAAAATTGAGTTCACGTATCGCAATGGACGGGACGCGGGAGAATTGGCGATTCTGGAAACGCTGGGCGGAGGAACTGCGGTTTTAGACTACGATCGTGATGGACGGCAGGATCTGTTTTATACCGGCGGTGGAACCTTTGAAAAGGGAAGTACCAAAGGATATCCCTCTTTACTGTTGCGGCATACAGACACATTTCGCTTTCTCGACAAGACGCAACAAGCGGGTATGGATCTGGCTACCTTTTACAGTAATGGGTGTGCAGCTGGGGATTTTGACAATGATGGTTTTCAGGATCTGATTGTGACCGGCTATGGCGGTTCGATTCTCTGGAAAAATTCAGGCGATGGTACTTTCGAAGAAGTTTCCCTCGATGCCGGTTTACGCGACTGTTTCTGGGGATCCAGTGCTACCTGGGGAGACCTGAATGGAGATGGTCTACTCGATTTATACTTGACTCAATATGCAGACTGGTCGTTTCAAAATCATCCCAAATGCGAACTGACGCCAGGCGTACCAGATGTGTGCTCTCCCCATTCGTTTAAAGGTGTGAGTGATATGGTCTTTTTTAATCGAGGAGACGGTACATTTTACGATGCGACGAGAGAGGCGGGGCTGGTAAGTGGTGGGAAAGGGCTGGGCGTGATTCTCGCGGATCTGGATAATGACTCCGATCTGGATGTGTATGTCTGCAACGATACGGTGGAAAACTTTTTGTATC
This window of the Gimesia fumaroli genome carries:
- a CDS encoding tetratricopeptide repeat protein; amino-acid sequence: MTTNASDLANQKVTPGARKKWIVALIIFLVVLLSSPIWGKGLWVDFFQYRATKNLQARNPESALQWLAYAQSLDDANPRTRILRARSFRKSHDVKQAYEELKAYYQLAGATDEYQQEQWLFNAQIGENADLQRHLSELLINPQGDIQDICETYVNSCVLNYQFNAALQILDLWEADFPEDPLPNFMRGKIYEHSRALKEATDEYQKTLKKDPQYAPAAYSLARVQLTLKKTEPAMQYYETAIANTEYPAPAQVGLARCLRLLNRNEEAKKVLAEVLKKESTQLQKEYQAMGDHKSAANSSAQLEMGNLELAEKNYAAALKWLEPAAQANPIDLAIKNSLALVYSRLGRKQEAKTLSLKIKETNEALEEIQRLLDQIREKPDDAELRYQIGKRYLNYVSEEQGIVWLNSVFRSNPNHGGAHDELARYYEQNLSRGDSFQRLAKTHREQADVQVAKQQPISGSKPEGAKTTETQQTPVSPSLSSEQK
- a CDS encoding CRTAC1 family protein: MTEQPQSSEHNDLKKPEQTEVSIRPEFVNVWPEQKIEFTYRNGRDAGELAILETLGGGTAVLDYDRDGRQDLFYTGGGTFEKGSTKGYPSLLLRHTDTFRFLDKTQQAGMDLATFYSNGCAAGDFDNDGFQDLIVTGYGGSILWKNSGDGTFEEVSLDAGLRDCFWGSSATWGDLNGDGLLDLYLTQYADWSFQNHPKCELTPGVPDVCSPHSFKGVSDMVFFNRGDGTFYDATREAGLVSGGKGLGVILADLDNDSDLDVYVCNDTVENFLYLNDGQGKLEEVGFINGAAVDDRATPNGSMGVDIMDYNQDGLPDLWVANYEREAFALYRNDGEAQFLHVSNDTGVTSIGNLFVGFGTACADFDLDGDEDVVVANGHVAYFSKNSPFRQKPLYLENQHGRFAQLEYEESSYFGQTHTGRGLALVDFNDDGNLDLAISNFADPPAILKNQTQTAGHWIAVRLVGTRSNRDAIGARLILHTSAGDQVRQVKGGGSYLSSSDLRIHWGLAEGVIVQGMTVYWPSGVHQKLETLPLDSTSLLQESDAGS